From Asterias amurensis chromosome 3, ASM3211899v1, a single genomic window includes:
- the LOC139934775 gene encoding echinoidin-like has protein sequence MNVIQVLSFLLGLGCERILADTCQQKNCQRGNCPPDWRKDGASCYFITEKMTWTKAESFCSEYGATLGIPNSQSEHEFIWEFFLQNIQDTPTPDLWIGFINTKGNWDDARRSDASGSYENWAAGQPDGFAYYVCTTMWAEHDGKWDDQHCLNDQNAVCELPVPVTNTPLFCLYTGDDGRLNSQ, from the coding sequence ATGAATGTTATTCAAGTTTTGAGTTTTCTTCTGGGTCTCGGTTGTGAACGTATACTGGCAGATACCTGCCAGCAAAAGAACTGCCAGCGTGGAAACTGCCCTCCTGATTGGCGCAAAGACGGAGCGTCATGTTACTTCATTACGGAGAAGATGACTTGGACCAAAGCAGAGAGTTTTTGTTCCGAGTATGGAGCAACGCTTGGTATCCCAAACTCACAATCCGAACACGAGTTTATTTGGGAATTCTTTCTGCAAAATATTCAGGATACCCCAACTCCGGACCTCTGGATTGGTTTTATCAACACGAAGGGAAATTGGGATGATGCACGTCGTAGTGATGCGAGCGGGTCCTATGAGAACTGGGCGGCAGGACAACCGGATGGCTTTGCTTACTACGTTTGCACTACAATGTGGGCTGAACATGACGGCAAGTGGGATGATCAACATTGCCTTAACGACCAAAACGCAGTCTGTGAGCTCCCCGTACCTGTCACCAACACCCCGTTATTCTGCCTGTACACCGGTGATGATGGTCGCCTTAATTCTCAGTAA